The stretch of DNA TCttcagggattagtttcggagcaggtggggaggtcttgaactctgggtctcttgtgagacccacgtgAGGCGGAGAGTCGAGCTATATGCATTTCAAGTttcgcttccctttcttcgccttgtttgcgaatgctctccatcagcactgtaagattggccagtgcctgtctcatgtcatttGATGGAGGGGtggaagatgttgagggtaacggctcccGAGCCGGCACCGACGGAAGGGACTCTGAAtcaacttcatcatcttcttcaggagtcaaTGTAGACTCCTCCTTGTGATCTTCCttgagaagatccttctcagtgtccgaggacacctcagacatcctctcctcttgatggatgtccatgccttctaatGCATCACTGACTTCCGTTTCGACGGCAATCTGGATGCATGGTATTTCGGGTCATGTCTGGGGTATGACGGCTTCAATACCcactttagggaacagcaagttgctcatcctttcattaggaaggtacggtcccgtcgagttcttttggaacccatgtacccatctacgcagcttttctcatgctgcatcccttgactccgctgacttggggtcgtcaaaaccttCGGTAACCAAGGCCCGGCATACGTTGCAGCTTTGGGGGTACCAGTACTGTAGGGCTTCGTTAGtggtggtgcagggggcatgagcccTACACCCTTTGTGGTGGCAAAAGTCCTTACTTCTGACGTTGCAGAAGATGACGTCGCACTTcactaggtcctcctgtaaagagaggaaatgtaAATGAGTATGCTGTAGTTTATCTCATctgataaacaaatatgtaaaatattactattgatattttaaccattatagtttaggatagtcaagctagaaaggaactaggaaagacacatacttgtgtttcctgtccagtcaattgctgtgacctcccccaaaattaaagccatagagtcttcctattcaggaaacccaaggaaagggttctaacccttagaggtagataagtgtaacttaacacttgCCCTTCCTAAGGTCTTTAATATTGTGGGTAAATTGTTAACTGATTagctatcagtgtattgaaagagatctttctttcaatatatgattggtctcaacaatagactgtgcatggatacacagggtatgttggaaagtaactactgtataatatatacagtactatagttttctgtgtgcagtatgcaaatatactggctactgtataatcatatacagtggaacctctacatacgattgttccttcaaatttttgtctcgacacccgaagtaatgctccaacatccgttgtagatcttgtttacgccggtagattgCAGCATGTAAGAAGGACgacattgagcgtcgagtgctctgttctctgttcttgtgtgtatcgtgtggttgtcctctgtttggtctgttattaacagtgcttattttcttccttttcttgcatttcctttttgattttacctataatcatggtgcctaataagctaagtttcagtacaggtagtgatGAGAAatggaagaaggcaattctttcattagaattgaagcaagaaattatagaaaaacatgagagcagtgtgtatgtgagtgatatggctaaacaatatggccggaataggcctatgatatcgacgatcatcaagcaaaaggcagccattaaagcagtcaaaccatcgaagaggatcatcattattacaagataTCGTAgaaataccctggaagagataaaacgccttttgttgatagggataaaggacaaagagattgttggcaacaatcatttgtgagaagggccagtgtgatgaacagaaagaaagaaaaaagtgaaacaaagaaaactaagatagcattaacaagctcttttaaaaaagtcctctctctttttctgtttctctctaaacatagcattaacatgttctttaaataaaatctctctctctctctctcttgttcttcttcgctgttatagtgttagagacgtctattatttttccgagagagagagagagagagagagagagagagagagagagagagagagagagagagagaaagagagagattaaacaaaaatgtgtttagagtatataagatttttaacagcgtcaacgagttgaaagacaattaaatgtaactgagaaagtaataacagcaaatctgaattcctttattaactaaaacaaatattgatacaaacacactcgtgtgcgtatgcacaaacacacacacacacacaggtgtacgaattgctacgcagtaggagacagacggtcggggaggaggtagagatggtgactgcgataacgtaccgtaacccgtcactgaaagtgatgaaaattaaaaatcaaaagaaaaaaaaaatttaaaaatatgaaatagaaaaatagaaaaaatataaataagcaaAGTTAGATTAAGGTTTccatagtgtaagttacggtatgttatcgcagtcaccatctctacctcctcgccgatcgtgtctcctcttgcgtaggaattcctacacctgtgtgtgtgtgtttgtgcatacgcacacgagtgtgtttgtatcaatatttgttttagttaataaaggaattcagattcgctgatacagtggaacctctacatacgaatgtcctaacatacgaattttccaacatccaaagtaaaattcgaccaaatttctgtctcgacacccgaagtgttgctccaacatacgaagtaaacattacacgtacgcgtggaattttctcgaaagcgtccagcgtcgtttgttgttgacgccgctagacggcagtcctctcatctcgtgcgcatcgtgtagttgtcctctattcgctcagttttaacagtgttttttatcttcctttttcacgtgttgttttctgtgttccgtaatcat from Palaemon carinicauda isolate YSFRI2023 chromosome 5, ASM3689809v2, whole genome shotgun sequence encodes:
- the LOC137640977 gene encoding nck-associated protein 5-like, producing MNPFASIGVGGDDDDDDDITVLVLAEESQSKAKENLINPSNEFIQKLMDRCRTLEQVNARLQVEARAQQQQYEICLDRVATQVVQALLSQKIAVETEVSDALEGMDIHQEERMSEVSSDTEKDLLKEDHKEESTLTPEEDDEVDSESLPSVPAREPLPSTSSTPPSNDMRQALANLTVLMESIRKQGEEREAKLEMHIARLSASRGSHKRPRVQDLPTCSETNP